One genomic window of uncultured Erythrobacter sp. includes the following:
- a CDS encoding NUDIX domain-containing protein has protein sequence MDAPFEKRLRRAARIIVLDPDNRALMFRFDVADRPPFWVTAGGECEPHENFDEAARRELFEETGITADPGPQIAQTTPEFITVEGEPVQADERYYIVRVDEARIDTANHTELEQQVMTQHRWFTHAELHNWPEAIFPENIAAMIEDYLAS, from the coding sequence ATGGACGCGCCATTCGAGAAACGCCTGCGCCGCGCTGCGCGGATAATCGTACTCGATCCGGACAATCGCGCATTGATGTTCCGCTTTGACGTCGCTGACCGACCACCTTTCTGGGTGACTGCCGGGGGCGAATGCGAACCGCATGAGAATTTTGACGAAGCCGCACGGCGCGAGTTGTTTGAGGAAACCGGCATTACCGCCGATCCCGGCCCGCAAATCGCGCAAACGACGCCTGAGTTCATCACTGTTGAAGGCGAACCGGTGCAGGCGGATGAGCGCTACTACATCGTGCGCGTTGACGAGGCCCGGATCGACACGGCAAACCACACCGAGCTTGAGCAACAAGTCATGACACAACACCGCTGGTTCACTCACGCCGAGCTACACAATTGGCCCGAAGCGATCTTTCCAGAAAACATCGCCGCGATGATCGAAGACTATCTGGCAAGCTGA
- a CDS encoding BolA family transcriptional regulator has product MSGTIAEEMKGLLTEAFAPTKLEIINDSAQHSGHAGDDGSGESHFTIVIEADAFASMNRLARQRAVIAALGDIVGERVHAVAIKAGVAAA; this is encoded by the coding sequence ATGAGCGGAACGATTGCCGAGGAAATGAAGGGGCTGCTGACCGAAGCCTTTGCGCCGACAAAGCTTGAGATCATCAATGACAGCGCGCAGCATTCAGGACATGCAGGCGACGATGGCTCAGGCGAATCGCACTTCACCATCGTCATCGAGGCAGACGCATTTGCGAGCATGAACCGCCTTGCGCGCCAGCGAGCAGTGATCGCGGCTTTGGGCGATATTGTCGGTGAGCGGGTGCATGCCGTTGCGATCAAAGCGGGTGTTGCGGCGGCCTGA